One segment of Pseudofrancisella aestuarii DNA contains the following:
- the lpxD gene encoding UDP-3-O-(3-hydroxymyristoyl)glucosamine N-acyltransferase: MFSLKLLAEKLDGVVHGDENIEIAKIATLSQAKVGDISFCTNPKYLKDLKETKASAVLVTEEALPYCNTNAVVLSNPYMALAKVMELFDKSPKPSGKIHSKAVIAASAIIGNNVTIDANAVIGEDVVLADDVVIGACCTIDNNTKIGRATVIKSNVSIAHDVEIGAECIIHQNTAIGCDGFGNARNEDGSWTKIPQLGRVIVEDDVEIGAGTTVDRGAIDDTIIKKGARIDNLVQIAHNVIIGENTALAGLTAVAGSTKIGNNCLIGGQSAITGHISICDNTVIGGASNIGKSVTKPGMYYAAFEAKPRIEWGRFVARLSKIDKLMARVKELEKKFNK, from the coding sequence ATGTTTTCATTAAAATTATTGGCTGAAAAGCTTGATGGTGTAGTACATGGGGATGAGAATATAGAGATAGCAAAAATAGCGACGTTATCTCAAGCTAAAGTTGGTGATATTTCCTTTTGCACAAATCCAAAATATTTGAAGGATTTAAAAGAAACTAAAGCTTCTGCTGTATTAGTCACAGAGGAAGCTCTTCCTTATTGTAATACAAATGCAGTTGTATTATCTAATCCTTATATGGCTTTAGCTAAAGTTATGGAGCTTTTTGACAAAAGTCCTAAGCCTAGTGGTAAGATTCATAGTAAAGCTGTAATAGCGGCAAGTGCTATTATTGGCAATAATGTTACTATTGATGCAAATGCTGTTATTGGTGAGGATGTTGTTTTGGCTGACGATGTTGTTATAGGTGCTTGCTGTACAATAGATAATAATACAAAGATAGGCAGAGCAACAGTAATTAAAAGTAATGTTTCAATAGCACATGATGTTGAAATAGGCGCTGAATGCATAATTCATCAAAATACTGCTATAGGTTGTGATGGTTTTGGTAATGCACGTAATGAAGATGGATCTTGGACAAAAATACCTCAGCTTGGAAGAGTTATTGTTGAAGATGATGTTGAGATTGGTGCAGGCACAACTGTTGATAGAGGAGCTATCGATGATACTATTATTAAAAAAGGGGCACGTATTGATAATTTAGTACAGATAGCTCATAATGTAATTATTGGTGAGAATACTGCCCTTGCTGGGTTAACAGCTGTTGCGGGTAGCACTAAGATAGGTAATAATTGCCTGATAGGAGGTCAATCTGCTATTACGGGGCATATTAGCATCTGTGATAATACTGTGATAGGTGGTGCATCTAATATAGGGAAGTCCGTAACTAAACCTGGTATGTATTATGCAGCATTTGAAGCTAAACCCAGAATTGAATGGGGTAGGTTTGTCGCAAGGTTATCTAAGATAGATAAGCTAATGGCTAGAGTTAAAGAGTTGGAAAAGAAGTTTAATAAATAA
- a CDS encoding OmpH family outer membrane protein, which yields MKKKTLLAISMIIAGASTSYAETKIAVVNPVQIFNDANLGSLSVKQIENEIKPEANKLKQEQDKISQQAQDLQKGSATMTKAALTSKQEEIQKEYQLFTEKAQALQKKEYTKKEELSNKFQASFDAAVSSVAKQKGYNMVVTTQSLAYSNGIDDISSDVVALMNK from the coding sequence ATGAAAAAGAAAACACTTTTGGCAATATCGATGATTATAGCAGGTGCTTCAACCTCTTATGCGGAGACAAAAATAGCAGTTGTAAATCCTGTTCAGATCTTTAATGATGCTAATTTAGGATCACTTAGTGTTAAGCAGATTGAAAATGAGATTAAACCAGAAGCAAATAAGCTTAAGCAGGAGCAGGATAAGATAAGTCAACAAGCGCAAGATTTACAGAAAGGCTCTGCTACTATGACTAAAGCAGCGTTGACTAGTAAACAAGAAGAAATTCAGAAAGAGTATCAGCTATTCACAGAAAAAGCCCAAGCTTTGCAGAAAAAAGAATATACTAAAAAAGAAGAACTTTCTAATAAGTTCCAAGCATCTTTTGATGCCGCAGTTAGCAGTGTTGCTAAACAGAAAGGATATAATATGGTTGTTACAACTCAATCATTAGCTTACTCAAATGGTATTGATGATATATCGAGCGATGTAGTTGCTTTAATGAATAAATAG
- the bamA gene encoding outer membrane protein assembly factor BamA codes for MSFFIRKIILTIFLVVGITFISEAATDSFILGDVSISGLEGISKDVVKSRLRYEKGSYITPEDTNQIINNLYGTGFFDSIDLSRKGRDLFINVKERPIIAGFSFNGNKKITKEELDKLFTDAGVYVGNIYSPDTMFLIRQSLLTQYSMMGLYSATIDENVRELPNNRVNISIDIAEGKSATIGAVNIVGNKSFPDSDIKDSVAFQVPSIWNLWGFLAPFDSYSPAGMDQSIEGLANYYLDRGYLDFKVTSKQASMSKDKEHSYVAFDVSEGDIYKISDVTFEGKYIVPESEIEALIKIHQGQVFSKKNLVDTVEAIKTLLGSKGYAFAIVNPIPKINKDKKTVSFKIVIDAGKKVYVNRININGNNVTNDYVFRRQLQYYEQSQYDKEAMDKSQRRLSQLPYVASADMELVPVEGSDDLVDVNYNIKEKNANSISGSLGYSDLYGVMIGGKLNMPNVFGTGNTFNIDAQLSIPFQNLSLSYIDPYFTTSGISQSISAYANRSNFAKTDAIAAYQLDTFGARLMYGVPLSAFDNINWGITYANNDIKQSTGFNSSIVDYFIAQNGGKHQFNEPAITAGWNYDSSNRYMFPTAGGSFDLNGSINLPYLSGIQAYKIQASGTYNIAIPNTEFSALTIKGGVGYGGGYGDTTNLPFYENFYGGGWGSVRGFLQGSFGPRDIDYKTGKLGNAIGGNLNIYNNYDLLFPVPFIKDSSNMRVGAFFDLGNTYTTYDLPLGVVAPTPAAFDTVPSFANLKYSVGLEFRWASPVGPLAVSVAQPFNVKPGDIVQSIQISLGQNF; via the coding sequence GTGTCTTTTTTCATTAGAAAGATAATTTTAACAATATTTCTAGTTGTAGGAATAACTTTTATATCTGAGGCTGCGACAGACAGTTTTATATTAGGAGATGTGTCTATAAGTGGTCTAGAAGGTATTAGTAAAGATGTTGTTAAAAGTAGGCTTCGCTATGAAAAAGGAAGTTATATTACTCCGGAAGATACAAATCAAATTATAAATAATTTATATGGAACTGGGTTTTTTGATAGTATAGACCTTTCTCGTAAGGGGAGAGATTTGTTTATCAATGTTAAAGAAAGACCTATCATTGCAGGTTTTTCTTTTAATGGAAATAAAAAAATAACAAAAGAAGAACTTGATAAATTATTTACTGATGCTGGAGTATATGTGGGTAACATATATAGTCCTGATACGATGTTTCTTATAAGGCAATCTCTTTTAACTCAATATTCCATGATGGGATTATATAGTGCAACTATAGATGAAAATGTTAGAGAGTTACCAAATAATAGAGTTAATATTTCTATAGATATAGCAGAAGGTAAATCAGCCACAATAGGAGCTGTAAATATTGTTGGTAATAAAAGCTTTCCTGACTCTGATATTAAAGATAGTGTAGCTTTTCAGGTTCCATCTATTTGGAATTTGTGGGGGTTTTTAGCACCATTTGATAGCTATTCTCCAGCTGGGATGGATCAGTCTATAGAGGGTCTAGCTAACTATTATCTTGATAGAGGGTATTTAGATTTTAAAGTAACATCTAAGCAAGCATCTATGTCAAAAGATAAAGAGCATTCATATGTTGCATTTGATGTTTCTGAGGGAGACATTTATAAAATCTCAGATGTTACTTTTGAAGGGAAGTATATAGTTCCAGAATCTGAGATAGAAGCTCTTATAAAGATACATCAAGGGCAAGTTTTCTCTAAAAAGAATCTAGTTGATACTGTTGAGGCAATAAAAACTTTACTTGGTAGTAAGGGTTATGCTTTTGCAATAGTTAACCCAATTCCAAAAATTAATAAAGATAAAAAAACAGTTTCTTTTAAAATTGTGATTGATGCTGGTAAGAAAGTCTATGTAAATAGAATCAATATTAATGGAAATAATGTTACAAATGACTATGTTTTTCGTAGACAACTACAATATTATGAGCAGAGTCAGTATGATAAGGAGGCTATGGATAAGTCTCAAAGAAGACTTTCTCAATTGCCATATGTGGCTTCCGCGGATATGGAGTTGGTTCCTGTTGAAGGAAGTGATGATTTAGTTGATGTTAATTATAACATAAAAGAAAAAAATGCTAATTCTATTAGTGGAAGTTTAGGCTACTCTGACCTTTATGGGGTTATGATAGGTGGTAAGTTAAATATGCCTAACGTTTTTGGTACTGGCAACACATTTAATATTGATGCACAGCTATCTATACCATTTCAGAACTTATCACTTAGTTATATTGATCCTTATTTTACTACTTCTGGAATAAGTCAAAGTATTTCTGCATATGCTAATAGATCTAATTTTGCAAAAACTGATGCAATCGCAGCTTATCAGCTTGATACCTTTGGTGCAAGATTAATGTATGGAGTTCCTCTTTCGGCTTTTGATAATATAAATTGGGGTATAACTTACGCAAATAATGATATAAAGCAATCTACAGGTTTTAATTCATCAATAGTCGATTATTTTATAGCTCAAAATGGCGGTAAACACCAGTTTAATGAGCCTGCAATTACTGCAGGTTGGAATTATGATTCATCAAATAGATATATGTTTCCAACTGCTGGAGGATCATTTGATTTGAATGGTTCTATTAACCTTCCATATCTTAGTGGGATACAAGCTTATAAAATACAAGCTAGTGGAACTTATAATATAGCTATACCGAATACTGAATTTTCAGCTCTTACAATAAAGGGAGGTGTTGGCTATGGAGGTGGATATGGTGATACAACAAATTTACCATTCTATGAGAACTTCTACGGAGGTGGCTGGGGAAGTGTTAGAGGTTTTCTTCAGGGTTCTTTTGGTCCAAGAGATATAGATTATAAGACAGGTAAATTAGGTAATGCTATTGGTGGTAACTTGAATATTTATAATAACTATGATTTATTATTCCCAGTACCATTTATTAAAGATAGTTCAAACATGAGAGTTGGAGCATTTTTTGATTTAGGGAATACATATACTACTTATGATTTGCCATTAGGGGTTGTTGCACCAACACCTGCTGCATTTGATACAGTCCCTTCATTTGCAAATTTAAAGTATTCTGTTGGTTTAGAGTTTAGGTGGGCGTCTCCAGTGGGTCCATTAGCAGTATCTGTTGCTCAGCCATTTAATGTTAAACCTGGTGATATAGTACAAAGTATTCAAATCTCATTAGGACAAAATTTTTAG
- the dxr gene encoding 1-deoxy-D-xylulose-5-phosphate reductoisomerase: MVSKRKITILGATGSIGDSTLAIVREKQDFNVYALTAFSNISKLAKLCMEFSPKYAVVPTLEAKDQLNSLISNIEVEILFGEEALEKVSSDTDVDVVMSAIVGIAGLKPTFAAATSGKTILLANKEALITAGHLLTNEVNNNSARLIPVDSEHNAIFQCLETTKFSRSVKEIILTASGGPFRNKSLDELTEITPEQACKHPNWSMGRKISIDSSTMVNKALEVVEAYWLFDVPADKIRVLIHPQSVIHSMVMYVDGSYIAQLGSQDMRIPIANAMYYPNRENVNVSPLDFINLKLTFEKACFDRFEALKIVFENLRKKDYAANIIFNAANEVFVDAFLNNKIKYLDIIEYNKAILEKLRFKNPSDLQEVFVIDQKAREYSRALLGEN, encoded by the coding sequence ATGGTTTCTAAGAGGAAAATAACTATCCTCGGAGCTACTGGCTCTATAGGTGATAGTACACTTGCAATAGTTAGAGAAAAGCAGGACTTCAATGTTTATGCTTTAACTGCTTTTAGTAATATTTCTAAACTAGCAAAACTGTGTATGGAGTTTTCTCCTAAATATGCAGTAGTTCCAACGTTAGAGGCTAAAGATCAATTAAATAGTTTGATTTCAAATATTGAGGTTGAAATTCTTTTTGGAGAAGAGGCTCTAGAAAAAGTATCTAGTGATACTGATGTTGATGTTGTAATGTCAGCAATAGTTGGGATAGCTGGTTTAAAGCCAACTTTTGCGGCAGCCACTTCTGGCAAGACTATTCTTCTGGCGAATAAGGAAGCTTTAATTACAGCTGGGCATTTATTGACAAATGAGGTTAATAATAATTCTGCTAGATTAATTCCTGTAGATAGTGAGCATAATGCTATTTTTCAGTGTTTAGAGACAACAAAGTTTTCTAGAAGTGTAAAAGAAATAATTCTAACTGCTTCAGGTGGGCCCTTTAGGAATAAATCATTAGATGAACTAACTGAAATAACTCCGGAACAGGCTTGCAAGCATCCTAATTGGAGTATGGGTAGAAAGATATCTATAGACTCTTCAACTATGGTAAATAAAGCTTTAGAGGTTGTCGAGGCCTACTGGCTTTTTGATGTTCCTGCTGATAAAATAAGAGTTCTTATTCATCCGCAGAGTGTTATACACTCTATGGTTATGTATGTAGATGGTAGCTATATTGCTCAATTAGGATCTCAGGATATGAGGATTCCTATAGCAAATGCTATGTATTATCCAAATAGAGAAAATGTCAATGTGTCTCCTTTGGATTTTATAAATTTGAAATTAACTTTTGAAAAAGCATGTTTTGATAGGTTTGAGGCTTTAAAAATAGTTTTTGAGAATTTGAGAAAAAAAGATTATGCAGCAAATATTATATTTAATGCTGCTAATGAGGTTTTTGTAGACGCCTTTTTAAACAATAAAATTAAATATTTAGATATAATTGAATATAATAAAGCTATTTTAGAAAAGCTGAGATTTAAAAATCCTAGTGATTTACAAGAAGTTTTTGTTATAGATCAAAAAGCCCGTGAATATAGCAGGGCTTTGCTTGGGGAGAATTAG
- the gyrA gene encoding DNA gyrase subunit A translates to MSAFGKEVSSVNIEKELKQSYLDYAMSVIVGRALPDVRDGLKPVHRRVLFAMNELSNYYNKPYKKSARVVGDVIGKYHPHGDTAVYDTIVRMAQPFSLRYTLVDGQGNFGSVDGDAPAAMRYTEIRMEKLTHELLVDIDKETVDFSPNYDNTELVPDVLPTRVPNLLVNGSSGIAVGMATNIPPHNMSEVINGVMALIDEPSLETEDLIKYIPAPDFPTGALINGTDGILEAYKTGRGRVIMRSRATIEEDEASGRSQIIVTEIPYQVNKAKLVEKIAELVKDKKISGISELRDESDKDGIRVVIDVKRDDSPEVLLNSLYAQTQLQCSFGINMVALSDNRPKLLGLKAILEQFIKHRKEVVTRRTVFELRKSKERAHILEGLLLSLSNIDEMIELIKASPSPADAKESMLARSWNGAIVKSMLEGVDVKMYRKETLSLHYGIQESALYNLTEEQAEAILALRLHRLTGLEQDKIVSEFKELIDRIKYLIGILSNVEELIRVVKEELVEIRENFGDSRKSEIIESRLDLTREDLIAEEDMVVTLSMDGYVKSQPLSSYNAQKRGGVGKSATKTKEEDSIFKLMLASTHDTMLCFSSLGRVYWTKVYDFPVAGRISKGRPINNILPLEKDEKITALMPVSEFTPGYFIFMATKLGRVKKVDLSEFARPRSTGKIAIGLVEKDELSYVALTDGNKQIMMFSNAGKAIRFNESDVRAMGRSAQGVTGMRLQKGQSIVSMLVTSPDEGVVLAATENGYGKRTSVSEYRKTKRASQGVIAISTSERNGQVVVAVLVEEDEDIVLITNNGTLVRTSSSEVRECGRSAQGVRLINLKNSEKLISLKVVKQSMDEDCEESVDDEIEEVLE, encoded by the coding sequence ATGTCAGCTTTTGGTAAAGAAGTTTCTTCTGTAAATATAGAAAAAGAGCTTAAGCAATCGTATTTAGATTATGCGATGAGTGTAATCGTTGGGAGAGCTCTTCCTGATGTTAGAGATGGTTTAAAGCCAGTTCATCGTCGTGTGCTATTTGCGATGAATGAATTATCTAACTACTATAATAAACCTTACAAAAAGTCTGCTAGGGTTGTCGGTGATGTTATAGGTAAATATCACCCTCATGGGGATACAGCTGTTTATGATACTATAGTCAGAATGGCTCAACCATTTTCTCTTCGTTATACACTTGTTGATGGCCAAGGTAACTTTGGTTCTGTTGATGGTGATGCTCCAGCTGCGATGCGTTATACAGAAATTAGAATGGAAAAGCTTACACATGAGCTTTTAGTGGATATAGATAAAGAAACTGTAGATTTCTCTCCAAACTATGATAATACAGAATTGGTTCCTGACGTTTTGCCAACTAGAGTTCCTAATCTTTTAGTTAATGGCTCTTCTGGTATTGCAGTTGGTATGGCAACAAATATTCCGCCACATAATATGTCAGAAGTTATTAATGGAGTTATGGCATTAATAGATGAACCAAGTTTAGAAACTGAAGATTTAATAAAGTATATTCCGGCCCCTGATTTTCCTACAGGAGCTTTAATTAATGGTACAGATGGTATTTTAGAGGCTTATAAGACTGGTCGTGGTCGTGTAATTATGCGCTCTAGAGCGACTATAGAGGAAGATGAAGCTAGTGGTAGATCTCAGATTATAGTTACAGAAATACCATATCAAGTAAATAAAGCTAAACTAGTAGAAAAAATAGCTGAGCTCGTTAAAGATAAAAAAATTAGCGGTATTTCTGAGTTAAGAGATGAGTCTGATAAAGATGGTATAAGGGTTGTTATAGATGTTAAGAGAGATGATTCTCCTGAAGTTCTTTTGAACAGTCTTTATGCACAAACACAACTACAATGTAGCTTTGGTATAAACATGGTTGCTCTTAGTGACAATAGACCAAAACTCTTAGGTCTTAAAGCAATTTTAGAACAGTTTATAAAGCACAGAAAAGAAGTTGTAACTAGAAGAACAGTTTTTGAGTTGAGAAAGTCAAAAGAAAGAGCGCATATTTTAGAAGGTTTATTATTATCTTTGTCAAATATTGATGAGATGATAGAGCTTATTAAAGCTTCACCAAGTCCAGCAGATGCAAAAGAATCAATGCTTGCTAGATCTTGGAATGGTGCGATAGTTAAGAGTATGTTAGAAGGTGTTGATGTCAAGATGTATAGAAAAGAGACATTGTCATTACACTATGGTATTCAAGAAAGTGCCTTATATAACTTAACAGAAGAGCAGGCAGAGGCAATATTAGCTTTAAGATTGCATAGGTTAACTGGTCTTGAGCAAGATAAGATTGTGTCAGAATTTAAAGAGTTAATTGATAGAATTAAATACTTAATAGGTATTTTAAGTAATGTTGAAGAACTTATTAGGGTTGTAAAAGAAGAGCTTGTTGAGATAAGAGAAAACTTCGGTGATTCAAGAAAGTCAGAGATTATTGAGTCTAGACTAGATCTAACAAGAGAAGATTTGATTGCTGAAGAAGATATGGTTGTAACGCTATCAATGGATGGATACGTTAAGAGTCAGCCATTAAGTTCATATAATGCTCAAAAACGAGGCGGAGTAGGAAAATCTGCAACTAAAACTAAAGAGGAAGACAGTATCTTTAAGTTAATGTTAGCTTCAACTCATGATACTATGCTTTGTTTCTCAAGTTTGGGTAGAGTTTATTGGACTAAGGTTTATGACTTCCCTGTTGCGGGTAGAATATCAAAAGGAAGGCCAATAAATAATATACTTCCTTTAGAAAAAGATGAGAAAATTACTGCTTTAATGCCAGTTTCTGAGTTTACTCCAGGATACTTTATTTTTATGGCTACAAAGCTTGGTAGAGTTAAAAAGGTTGATTTATCTGAGTTTGCACGTCCTAGATCAACTGGTAAGATAGCTATTGGGCTAGTTGAAAAAGATGAGCTTTCATATGTTGCTTTAACTGATGGTAATAAGCAAATAATGATGTTCTCAAATGCTGGTAAAGCTATTAGATTTAATGAGTCTGATGTAAGAGCTATGGGTCGTTCTGCACAAGGTGTGACAGGTATGCGTTTACAAAAAGGACAAAGTATAGTTTCAATGCTTGTTACTAGCCCAGATGAAGGAGTTGTTTTGGCTGCAACAGAAAATGGTTATGGTAAAAGAACTTCGGTATCAGAGTATAGAAAAACTAAACGAGCTAGCCAGGGCGTTATAGCAATTTCTACTTCAGAAAGAAATGGTCAAGTTGTTGTGGCTGTATTGGTTGAGGAAGATGAGGATATAGTGTTAATCACTAATAATGGTACTTTGGTTAGAACATCATCGTCTGAAGTTAGAGAGTGTGGTCGCTCTGCTCAAGGCGTAAGGCTAATTAACTTAAAAAATTCTGAAAAACTCATTAGTTTAAAAGTAGTAAAACAATCTATGGATGAGGACTGTGAAGAGTCTGTGGATGATGAGATAGAAGAAGTTCTTGAGTAA
- the ung gene encoding uracil-DNA glycosylase, with protein MIWSDILSEEKQKPYFNEILNFLANEIRQGKTIFPIKENIFNAFKYTEFEDLKVVILGQDPYHNFNQAHGLAFSVQEGVDVPPSLKNMYKELARSVTGFSEPSHGCLTSWAKQGVFLLNTTLTVEAHKANSHKDIGWGIFTDTVIKKISDNKENVVFMLWGSHARKKKDLIDDSKHLILESTHPSPLSAHRGFLGCNHFIKCNDFLIKKGLDPINWAL; from the coding sequence ATGATTTGGTCAGATATTTTATCAGAAGAAAAGCAGAAACCTTATTTTAATGAGATATTAAACTTTTTAGCAAATGAGATTAGGCAAGGTAAAACAATATTTCCTATTAAAGAAAATATTTTTAATGCTTTTAAATATACAGAGTTTGAGGATCTAAAGGTTGTTATACTTGGACAGGATCCTTACCATAACTTTAATCAAGCACATGGATTAGCATTCTCCGTTCAAGAGGGAGTTGATGTTCCCCCATCTCTTAAAAATATGTATAAGGAGCTTGCTAGAAGTGTGACTGGTTTTAGTGAGCCAAGCCATGGATGTCTCACGAGTTGGGCAAAACAAGGTGTTTTTTTGCTTAACACAACCCTTACAGTGGAGGCTCATAAAGCAAATTCTCATAAAGATATAGGTTGGGGCATCTTTACTGATACTGTCATAAAGAAAATATCAGATAATAAAGAAAACGTTGTCTTTATGCTTTGGGGTAGTCATGCACGTAAGAAAAAAGATCTGATTGATGACTCTAAGCATCTAATTTTAGAGTCAACGCATCCGTCACCATTATCCGCACATCGAGGTTTTTTAGGATGCAATCATTTTATTAAATGTAATGATTTTTTAATTAAAAAGGGATTGGATCCAATAAATTGGGCTTTATAA
- the lpdA gene encoding dihydrolipoyl dehydrogenase — protein MSDIKTEVVVLGSGPGGYSAAFRAADLGKKVVLIEKYADIGGVCLNVGCIPSKALLHVAKVINEARHLAADGIIEMGDLKINKDKVVEYKANVVKKLTVGLKGMAKQRGVEIVQGYGKFTSDKEIAVETPDGSVKKVAFENCIIAAGSSVINLPFVPKDDRIIDSTGALEMKDIPDTMLVVGGGIIGLEMAQVYSELGTKITVVEFADQLMNGVDKDMVKAYEKMNSRYDIRLKTGVTAMDARKDGIYVTMEGQHSAKEERYDKVLMAIGRKPNGKLIDAEKAGVKVDERGFIPVDKQCRTNVPHIFAIGDVVGQPMLAHKAVPEGRTAAEVISGLNHSFDPLVIPAVAYTDPEVAWVGETETSAKAKGIKYEKGVFPWAASGRSLSIGRSEGMTKVLFDEDHRIIGASIVGTNAGELISEAALAIEMGCDAEDIALTVHPHPTLSESLMMATEVFEGTATDLPPQKKKK, from the coding sequence ATGAGTGATATTAAAACTGAAGTTGTCGTTTTAGGTAGTGGTCCTGGCGGTTATAGTGCTGCTTTTAGAGCTGCTGATTTAGGTAAAAAAGTTGTATTGATTGAAAAATATGCTGATATTGGTGGTGTTTGTTTAAATGTTGGTTGTATTCCTTCAAAAGCACTTTTACATGTTGCTAAAGTTATTAATGAAGCTAGACATTTAGCGGCAGATGGCATTATTGAAATGGGCGATCTTAAAATTAATAAAGATAAGGTTGTCGAGTATAAGGCTAATGTTGTTAAGAAATTAACTGTTGGTCTAAAAGGAATGGCTAAGCAAAGGGGTGTTGAGATTGTACAAGGTTATGGTAAATTCACTTCTGATAAAGAAATTGCTGTAGAAACTCCAGATGGATCGGTTAAAAAAGTAGCTTTTGAAAACTGTATTATTGCTGCTGGATCTAGTGTAATCAATTTACCTTTTGTGCCAAAAGATGATCGTATTATTGATTCTACTGGTGCTCTTGAAATGAAAGATATCCCAGATACTATGCTTGTAGTTGGTGGTGGTATTATTGGTCTTGAAATGGCTCAAGTTTACTCTGAGTTAGGAACTAAGATTACTGTTGTTGAGTTTGCTGATCAGCTTATGAATGGCGTTGATAAAGATATGGTAAAAGCTTATGAGAAAATGAATTCTCGTTATGACATCCGTTTAAAGACAGGTGTTACAGCTATGGATGCTCGTAAAGATGGCATCTATGTTACTATGGAAGGTCAACATTCAGCTAAAGAAGAAAGATATGATAAGGTATTGATGGCTATTGGACGTAAGCCAAATGGTAAGCTTATTGATGCTGAGAAAGCTGGGGTTAAAGTCGATGAAAGAGGCTTTATTCCGGTAGATAAACAATGTCGTACGAATGTTCCTCATATTTTTGCAATTGGTGATGTTGTTGGTCAACCAATGCTTGCACATAAAGCTGTGCCAGAAGGAAGAACTGCTGCTGAAGTTATTTCTGGTTTAAACCATAGTTTTGATCCTTTAGTGATTCCTGCTGTTGCTTATACAGATCCGGAAGTTGCTTGGGTTGGTGAGACTGAAACTTCTGCTAAAGCTAAAGGTATTAAGTATGAAAAGGGTGTGTTCCCTTGGGCAGCAAGTGGTAGATCTTTAAGTATCGGAAGATCTGAAGGTATGACTAAAGTATTGTTTGATGAAGATCACAGAATTATTGGAGCTTCTATTGTTGGTACTAATGCTGGTGAGCTTATTTCAGAAGCTGCTTTAGCTATTGAAATGGGTTGTGATGCTGAAGATATCGCATTAACAGTTCATCCACATCCAACTTTATCTGAAAGTTTAATGATGGCTACAGAGGTGTTTGAAGGTACCGCAACAGATCTTCCTCCTCAAAAAAAGAAAAAATAA